The DNA region TTAATTCTTCGCTACTGGTTCCGCCGATGGAGCCTGCAAAGATCGCGTCGCCTACAAACGCAAGAGTATTTTCGACCACCAAACTGAGCGAATTGGGCGTGTGTCCGGTGGTAATCAAAACGCGATTGTTTAGGTTCCCAATCGGCAGTGAGTCGCCTTCCGTCACCGGCTTGCCATTGATGGTTTCGCCTGTCATCGAATAAACGGGAATATTAAATCTCTTGACGATTTCATCCAGCGCCTGGTCGTGGTCCCAATGGATATGGGTCAGAAATACCGCCGTCAAACTGGCGCCATGTCGTTTGAGGAACGCATCATAATCGGGGCTGTCGGCGCCCGCGTCGATTAAGATGCACTCTTTTGTTTCAGGGCACCCAACGATATAGGTATTGACCTCGTTCACGTCTGGAAAAAAGAAGGGCTGAAATAACATTATTGAAGCGCTCCCTTCAAGTCGGCGCCATCAAAGTTGGCTTTGCCTTGGGCGCCGGTCAGGTTTGCGTCAATCAGTTTCGCTTGGCGAAAGATGGCGCGGGTGATATCAGCGTTGGTCAGGTCGGCTTTGGAGAAATCCGCCCGCGCTGGTCGCGAATAAAAAAACTGCGCCTCGCGGCAATTCGCGTTTCGCGCAATGGCGCCGACGAGGTTGCTGCGCTTGAGATTGGCGCGTTCGAGTTGGGCGTCAGACAAATTGGCGGCGCCGAGGATAGCAAATTCAAAATTGGCGCCGGTCAGAATTGCGCCGCGCAGGTTGGCGCCTTCGAGGTTGGCGCGGGTGAAGTTGCATCCGGTGAGGTCGGCGCCTTGCAGCGAACAACCCGCCAGCATCGCATGAGAAAAATCAACGCCCGCCAGTTTTTCGCCGCTGAGGTCGATTCCCGATAACACCCAACCCGCCAGCGACGCGCCCGAACGGGCGACCTTTATGACTTGCGAGTGGTATTTCTCGCGACCATGCAGATGCCTCCAACAGACGCTCTCGTGGGTTAACGCATAACAACCGCCGTCGCCCGATTCGCATTTGACGAAGTCATAATATAAATTCATTGATGGTTACTCATTTCTTTCAGGTTCGTTTTCTTACGAGATCATATCGAAATTCTCGGTAATTTGTAAATGCAATGCTTTCATTCGCAGAAAGGCCCGGCGGTGATTTATGACACATAACCTCTTTTCGATGTTATAGTTACAGTAATCTGGCGGATTTGGTTCTATTTATATTCTCCCTCAAGTGTTAAACTTAACCGACGATACTTGATGTTAAAACTTAATTATTTATCTCCCCGGAGTTTGTGATGATTGCGCGTATGAAACAGATATATCCATCGTGGGTGCGTTTGCTCGCGCTGACGGTTTTACTAACAACTTTCACTGGATGCGCTGGAATCAAAATCGTGCGTATTCCTATCCCGGTTCCGACCTTTGGCTTCGGCGGCGATAAATCGCCCAAAAAGACTGAGCCGACGAAAGAAGCCATCGCTCAAAGCGGAGATCACAAAATGACTGGCACCGCCTCCTGGTACGGTCCCAAATTTCATGGCCGCCGCACTGCCAACGGCGAACGCTTTAACATGAACGCGATGACCGCCGCTCACCCGAGTTTGCCCTTCAATACGCGATTGCGCGTGACCAATTTAGACAACGGTCGCAAATGTATTGTCCGCATCAATGATCGAGGCCCCTTCAAAGGCGGGCGCATTGTTGACCTCTCCCGCGCCGCTGCGAGAAAACTCGACTTTGAGCGGGATGGATTGGCTAAGGTTCGCCTGGAAGTATTGTAATCTCGCAAAATCGAGGCGGTTCCCGTCTACGAAACGCGCTGTTTGCAATACAATGTCCGCGTTATGTATGAACGCGCAAAAATCCACCATATTGACGAAGAGGGCATTCTGGTCCGGGCGTTTACAGAGCCGAGTTTTTACCACTTTGAGGGCGACCCCGAAGCGATGGACTCGCCCCTGGTAGACGCATTGTTGAAGTATTACGACGAAGCCGCTCTCGAAACCATGACGTGCAAAGGGTTTAACACCACCT from Candidatus Hinthialibacter antarcticus includes:
- a CDS encoding MBL fold metallo-hydrolase; this encodes MLFQPFFFPDVNEVNTYIVGCPETKECILIDAGADSPDYDAFLKRHGASLTAVFLTHIHWDHDQALDEIVKRFNIPVYSMTGETINGKPVTEGDSLPIGNLNNRVLITTGHTPNSLSLVVENTLAFVGDAIFAGSIGGTSSEELKQEEVGHIQTKLFALPGSCLLCSGHGPITTVSIEKNANPFVCMV
- a CDS encoding pentapeptide repeat-containing protein — translated: MNLYYDFVKCESGDGGCYALTHESVCWRHLHGREKYHSQVIKVARSGASLAGWVLSGIDLSGEKLAGVDFSHAMLAGCSLQGADLTGCNFTRANLEGANLRGAILTGANFEFAILGAANLSDAQLERANLKRSNLVGAIARNANCREAQFFYSRPARADFSKADLTNADITRAIFRQAKLIDANLTGAQGKANFDGADLKGALQ
- a CDS encoding septal ring lytic transglycosylase RlpA family protein — its product is MKQIYPSWVRLLALTVLLTTFTGCAGIKIVRIPIPVPTFGFGGDKSPKKTEPTKEAIAQSGDHKMTGTASWYGPKFHGRRTANGERFNMNAMTAAHPSLPFNTRLRVTNLDNGRKCIVRINDRGPFKGGRIVDLSRAAARKLDFERDGLAKVRLEVL